The Cricetulus griseus strain 17A/GY chromosome 9, alternate assembly CriGri-PICRH-1.0, whole genome shotgun sequence genome has a segment encoding these proteins:
- the LOC100767490 gene encoding isochorismatase domain-containing protein 2A isoform X3: MAAARASLGRILPESSILFLCDMQEKFRPSIAYFPQIVSVAARMLKVARLLDVPVLLTEQYPQGLGPTVPELGAQGIRPVSKTCFSMVPTLQKELDGRPKLRSVLLCGLETQVCILNTALDLLERGLQVHVVVDACSSRSQVDRLVALARMRQSGAFLSTSEALILQLVRDAAHPKFKEIQNIIKEPVPDSGLLGLFQGQNPLLLNSRP, encoded by the exons ATGGCAGCAGCCAGGGCTAGCCTGGGCCGGATCCTCCCGGAGTCTTCCATCCTGTTCCTATGCGACATGCAGGAGAAGTTCCGCCCCAGCATCGCCTATTTCCCACAGATCGTATCAGTGGCCGCTCGGATGCTTAAG GTGGCCCGGCTGCTGGATGTCCCTGTCTTGCTGACTGAGCAGTACCCACAAGGCCTGGGCCCCACAGTTCCCGAGCTGGGCGCTCAGGGCATCCGGCCAGTGAGTAAGACGTGCTTCAGCATGGTGCCCACCTTGCAGAAGGAGCTGGATGGCCGGCCCAAGCTGCGCTCCGTGCTGCTCTGTGGCCTTGAGACCCAAGTCTGCATCTTG AACACAGCCCTGGACCTCCTGGAGCGGGGCCTGCAGGTCCACGTGGTGGTGGACGCCTGCTCCTCTCGAAG ccagGTGGACCGGCTGGTGGCACTGGCCCGCATGAGGCAGAGCGGGGCTTTCCTCTCCACCAGCGAAGCGCTCATTCTGCAGCTTGTGCGGGACGCTGCCCACCCCAAGTTCAAGGAG atccagaatATCATTAAGGAGCCAGTCCCGGACAGCGGGCTGCTGGGCCTCTTCCAAGGTCAGAACCCCCTCTTGCTGAACTCCAGACCCTGA
- the LOC100767490 gene encoding isochorismatase domain-containing protein 2A isoform X2: MLDILLQPHRDTHSALCAQEMAAARASLGRILPESSILFLCDMQEKFRPSIAYFPQIVSVAARMLKVARLLDVPVLLTEQYPQGLGPTVPELGAQGIRPVSKTCFSMVPTLQKELDGRPKLRSVLLCGLETQVCILNTALDLLERGLQVHVVVDACSSRSQVDRLVALARMRQSGAFLSTSEALILQLVRDAAHPKFKEIQNIIKEPVPDSGLLGLFQGQNPLLLNSRP; encoded by the exons GAAATGGCAGCAGCCAGGGCTAGCCTGGGCCGGATCCTCCCGGAGTCTTCCATCCTGTTCCTATGCGACATGCAGGAGAAGTTCCGCCCCAGCATCGCCTATTTCCCACAGATCGTATCAGTGGCCGCTCGGATGCTTAAG GTGGCCCGGCTGCTGGATGTCCCTGTCTTGCTGACTGAGCAGTACCCACAAGGCCTGGGCCCCACAGTTCCCGAGCTGGGCGCTCAGGGCATCCGGCCAGTGAGTAAGACGTGCTTCAGCATGGTGCCCACCTTGCAGAAGGAGCTGGATGGCCGGCCCAAGCTGCGCTCCGTGCTGCTCTGTGGCCTTGAGACCCAAGTCTGCATCTTG AACACAGCCCTGGACCTCCTGGAGCGGGGCCTGCAGGTCCACGTGGTGGTGGACGCCTGCTCCTCTCGAAG ccagGTGGACCGGCTGGTGGCACTGGCCCGCATGAGGCAGAGCGGGGCTTTCCTCTCCACCAGCGAAGCGCTCATTCTGCAGCTTGTGCGGGACGCTGCCCACCCCAAGTTCAAGGAG atccagaatATCATTAAGGAGCCAGTCCCGGACAGCGGGCTGCTGGGCCTCTTCCAAGGTCAGAACCCCCTCTTGCTGAACTCCAGACCCTGA